GTAATTTTCAGTCCTATTTCATTCAAATAGCGTGTAGCATACTCTATTTCCACTATTTCGATAGTATCTGAAATTGTTCTGGCTGACAGGTAATTGGACTTAATCATATCTTTTATTTCATTTTCCATTTTACTATCTGTAAGTTGATTGGTTAGCTTTTTTAATAGAATAATATACTGTTTAATACTCTCTCTTACTATAGGTTGATCTGTGGCTTCTTTAAGACAAGCTTCCAGCCACTCTATTATTGTTGTACGGTATGAAATACAATAATAGTGCTCATTTACCTTTAAATCATCTTTACTACCGTCTGATGGTTCTTCTCCATTTAAAGTGAGATAAAAAACTTTATTCCTTTCATAATTATGGTTTGCATATCTTTTAAGCTGAAAGGATTGGTCACTTGCATAAATTTTATTCTCTATACAAATAGTATTATTTATCCTATCTTTTATATAAATATCTACTCGCCCCCCTGTCTTGGTTAAATGGTTATTAGCTCCAATAGAGTATTCCAAAATTACCTGTGCAGAAGCAATATTAATTCTTTCATCTTTAATTTGTTGTAAGAACAATTGAAGAAAAGTGCTTCCAAAATTGTGTGAGCCTTTAGGGTTTAACAACTCACCCAAAAAAGCAGAATGTGTACCATTTTCTTTACTTTCCAATTTTAAGATAGAAAACACATTAAAATTTTCACCTTTTAGAACCGCAATCTCTTTTTGATGTTCAAGAATTCGCCCTGTATCTTTTAATAATTTTGCATAGATCGGAGTCTCTGTCATAATTTGGTTGTTATTTTAAACAATATCAATATAAGGTATATATATCGAATTGGATTCCTCCCGCTCTCATCGAAAAAACCAGTCTCTATGATGATTATCTATTTATTTGAGTTAAAATAGTTGTATCAGTAATCTTATCGTCATCGGCTAGTAAAAACGCCTTGCTTAAAACCAACGAAAGACCTCTATCGCCTTCAAAAGGCAAAAATATATTATCGGTATTAGTATCCTTACCTCTAGCCGGAACAATACATAAATACTGATCATTAGGTTCCATTAATATATTTGTACTCCCAATATGAATTTTATACACTCTTTTCTTTCCTTTGATTTTCAAGAACTTCCCTTCAAAAGACGCCACTTTTGCTATTTTCAATCTAGGTACTAATTTTTCAAGGATTTCTTTTCTTGTTTTTGCTACTTCTGTTAATTCTCCAAACGAGTAACTTGTCCAATAATCTCGGTATTGTGGCAAACCACCATTATCTCGCCATTCTGGGTCATTACCCACACTAGCCACACCAACAAACAAATCAACATCTCTCATTACTTCTGAAAGCACAATTTTTGGTATATCAATTAAATCTACAACTTCATTTTCATTATTTACAAAACGTACTTGATCGGTTGCAACATAATTCCAAATCCCAGCATCATTAAAAGCATCATCTGCATTCACTTCATTAATCCAAAACTGGGCTTCCAAATTATGTTCTTTAAGCGAAATAGAAGCTATATCTGCATCCCTACCATCATCATAAGCTCCCATCAATGAATATCTCCACCCCCTAATGCCTGTGAGAGCATTAAATTGATGCTGTTTTAATAAATGTGCCGCCATTCTATTACTATAGGATTTTGTATTGAGCTCTGCATCTGTCAAAATATACACTTCTCGATATGCTTGCTTCAATCCCTGTTGTATTTGCAATACTTCTAGTCTATTTCTCCATGCCAAAACATCATCAATGTTCGCATAAATGGGATGCCATAATCTTACTTCTGTATGGCTATCAATACTTGTTAATTCGTTACCATGAACATCATTCCATTTATCTTCAATCCATAATCCTGTTTCTTCCATTCCGTCCTTTTTAAAACTCCAAATCAAATTTTTTGCAATAAAACTAACCAGTCCATGATTCAAATAAAACTTCTCAAATTTCTCATATGTCCATACTCTTTCATACAAATACAACCTATCTATTCTATCCCTTTGGGCTGTTAAATATTTTTTTATTTGTACGATTGTTTCTTTTGCTTGTTTTAAGGTTTGTTTGTGTTTTGTCGAGGATTTTATAAATGTTGGCTCTGTTTTCTGTGTAGTTCCGTCTGGCTTTTTCCATGTAAGCAAAACTTTTCCCAAAGCCTTTATTTCTATTTCTAATGTATAGTCATCAAACAAATAGGTTTTGCAACCATCTATCAAACCAAAATCTGGTATGGATAATTCTTCTATTTCCGAGGTTGAAACCCCTAGTTTAACAGAAGAAGACTCTATGTACTTCTCAATAATTTCTTTTGTATTATTCTGTTTAATCCTAAGCTTTAATCTTGATAAATGACTGATTCCTTCTAATCCTTTCGTATTTCCTAAGGTATAAATACAGGCATTTCCAAGCCCTGCCGCTGTTGGTCCAACTCCTGGGATTTTTTCAAAACAACGTTCCGCTAATTTGGCAATTATATTAAGGGAATTGGAATCGTGAAATTTGGACATACTCCAAACAAGACCTTTCAAAAAAATAAGATTCTTCTCATTTAAAAATTCATGGCCCACATAATTATAAACCTGCCCTCCAGAATACACATGTTGTTTAGGCGTTTCGATTGTTTTTAAAGACGCTGAAAATTCAATCCATTCTTGGGTAACACTTTTATATTTGGGAATACCTATATCATTAATAATATCACTGGTTTCTTTTAAAAACTTTTGAGTAGGTTTTCCACTTGTTGCTTTCATAAACAAATGAAACAATGAAAACCATGAGTCTTGTAACTCTTTTTTTAAAGCCGCTATTTGCGGATTTACAAGTTGTGCCAGTCTATCATCAGGAAGTGTATATGGAGCCACGCTTCCTGATTCATTAGTGTTTTCAAAAAGTATTTTTTCAATTTTAACACGCACTTTTTCTAAATCAGTGCCATAATAGTATTTAGTTTGTTTTAATTGTTTCCAGCTAAGCAAATCATTTAAAAAAATCTTTAGACCATCAGCAAGACCTTCTTTTTTAACAATTCTCTCTATTTGCTGAATAGAAAAACCTATAGGCCAATCAACAAATCTTTTATTCTGGGCTTCATCAGAAATCTTAAATTCTTTAATTAGTTGAATTATTTCATCATTAGAAAAATCCAGATTGCTACGCATCAACAGATTAAACAGCTCATTATAAATATGTTTTTTCTTAAAAATATGATCGCGTCCTTGGTATCCTCCTGATTTTCTCGTAATCAGTTCAAAACTTTTTATTGGCTCTATAAGATAAAACAGTAAGTCTTTCTTGGTTGTAACATCCAACGATTTAATTTGGGCATAAGCTTTTAACTTTCCCATTGGGGCATTATAAAAATAACTATTGAATTGGGCATCTTTATAGGATTCCTCAACTAATTCATCAAGTATTTTATCAAATTCTTTATTAGATTTATAATTTTGGTTTTCACGCTTACCAAATAAATTACTTAGACTTTCTTTAATTCCCATAATTTAGCCTCCTACTAATTGTGTTAATTTAACGAAGTTAATTTCAGTATTTTTATTTACTAGAACTTCTTGTTCTAAATCACCCGCTTGCTGGTCGTCTATAAGTATGAAATAACCATTTTTTTGAAAAGCGTCATAAGCAATTAAAACTTGCTTTTCTACATCTATTTTTTGCTTTCTATCTCGAAGCTTAAAACCATTTAACGTTTTTTCAGCATTCGTGGGTTGTATCAAACCATTAAAATACTCAGGCAGTTTATTATTGTAAGCTTCAACTTCTGCTTCTACCCTTGCAGCAATTAAATCTTTTACAGTTGTTCTTTCATTAGCAACCGCTATTTTAATCTGGTTCAGAATATCACCTGTAAAAGTGACGTCTTTTAATATTAGTTCCATATCTCACTTTTTTATAACACTATTTTAAGCACTCCAATCGCTAAACTGCCCTTCAGCTTGTTGCATAATTTCTTGCAATATGTCATTTAGGATAGCAAGTGACATTTTCCCTCTTAATTCTTTTTTTACTGCTAACCTTATGGCTGCTTTGGCATTTTCTTTTTTTGTCCAATCTAGTTGTAAATTGGATTTTACCGCTTTTACAATGGCGTGTACAATATTTTGGATTGGACCTTCCTCTTTTATAATGTCTTGTTTTGCTGCCAGAATATCATAAAATGCTAATTCTTCTTCGCTCAGTCCTAACTCCTTTACACGATCATCATCATTTTGAAGTGCTTTTGCACGCTCCACCAATTCAGCTATGGTTGCATAACTATCTAAAGCATTGGAATGGTATCTATCAATTACCTTTTCTAGTTCTTCTTTTAGCGAAGTGTATTTTTTTATATTTTTATGAAGTCGTAATTTGATTTCGTCTTTTAGGATATTCTTAATCAATTCAATTTTCAAGGCGAGTCCGTCTTTTTCCTTTTTGGTTCCTAATAAAAAGGTTTCGTCTAAAATTGAAATATCTGGTTTTTCAATGCCTGCCATAGCGAACACATCGACAATATCTTCGGAATCGATACTTTGGCTTATCAACTCTTTTATTCGTTCTTGCTGTTCACTTCTGCTCGATTTTACCGATTTCGCATTTCTAACCGCTTTTGAAATATGCTGAATAAACAAGACATCGACGGCAAACTCCTGAATAGCACTTTGACTTTTTACGATAGACAACAAGCCTGATAATGTTTTTTCGGCTTTCATGAAATTATTAGAATCCTCGTCGTATTTAATAATGGCATTAACTGCTTGTTTAACTAGCAGTACCTTTTCGGCATCGCGTAAGGCTCGCCATTGACTATAATCAATCGTTTCTGGAATAAAAGTTTTGCAGATGTCTATTTGATTTAAAAACAATTCTAATGCTTGCTCAATATCAATAGTTGGCTGACCTTCTCCTCCACTTCCTGTATATTTAGTTGTAGCTGTTTTTAAGTTATCTCCAATACCAATATAATCGACTATAACCCCATTCTTTTTATCTTTAAAAACACGGTTTGTTCGGGTGATGGCTTGCATCAGGTTATGCCCTTTCATAATCTTATCTACATACATGGTGTGTACACAAGGCGCATCAAAACCTGTTAACCACATATCACGAACGATTACTATTTTTAAAGGATCCTCTTCTTTTCTAAATCGTTTTTTTAAACCTTCCGTCGCATCTTTAGTGCGTATGTGGTCATTCCATGTGATGGGGTCCTTAGAAATGTTTCCCGTCATAACTACTGCTACTTCAGGGCAACCTTCTAAAGCGGTTAATGCATTGTACATTTTTACACAATTACGTCTGCTCATGCAAACCACCATGGCTTTTCCTTTTAAGGTATTGGTTCTATTTGTAAAATGGTTTAATATATCGTTTGCTATTTTATTCACACGGTCTTCAGAGCCTGCGGCATCTTCAATAGCTGCCCATTTTAAATTCCCACTTTCTTCATTGGCTTCTGTAATTTCATCTGCATCATCATCTATATTTTCATTCCATAAATGGAGTTTTGCCAATCGTGGTTCATAAAAAATATTCACGGTAGCGTTATCATCTACAGACTGTTTAATATCATAGGTATGAATAACGTTTCCAAACACTTCCTGTGTATCAGCATCTTTACTATCTACAGGTGTTCCTGTAAAACCAATAAATGATGCATTTGGTAACGCTTTACGCATATTGGAGGCAAATCCATCCAATAAACCGTATTGGGTTCTATGTGCTTCATCTGCCATCACAATGATATTTTCACGCTCGGATAAGGTAGGGTGTTCCAATTCTCCTAATTGCTCGTCGGTGGTTTGTTTTAAGCGGAACTTTTCAATGGTTGTAAAAATGACACCACCTGCACCTGCCGACAGTAATTGCCTTAAATCGTCGGTGGTGTCGGCATGTTGTACATCACCCACCAAATCTTTGGCCAATACAAAGTTTTCATAGAGTTGCATATCTAAATCGCTGCGATCAACTTGCACCACAATGGTTGGGTTTTTCAATTCTGGAAGACTCCGTAAAATACCTGTATAAATGGCCATAGAAATACTTTTTCCTGACCCTTGTGTGTGCCAAATAACACCAATGCGACCATCACCAAACGGGCGCACCGATTTTTTAGCCGCTTCTACCGCAAAATTAACGCCGAAAAACTGATGGTACTTGGCACCTTTTTTTATGAGTGTGCCGTTGTGGTCTTCATGAAAAACAAAGTTTTTTATGTAATTAAGCAATCGGTCTTTTGGAAACAAACCAAACAACAGCGTGTGCATCTGAAAATCGTCTTCTTGTACGGTGTCTTTACCATTCATACTTTTCCAAGCCGAAAACCATTCCATACTTGAACTAAACATACCGTGTTGGGCTTCGTTACCATCGCTAATAATGGTTAAAGCGTTGTACTCAAACAACAACGGAATGTCTTTTTTGTAATGCTCTATTTGATTATGCGCTTCTTTTATATTCGTGTTTTCGTCGTACCAATTCTTTAACTCAAAAACAATTAAAGGCAAACCATTTATATAGATGATAATATCGGGGCGACGTTTATTTTTTCCTGTAATACTGAATTGATTGACTGCCCAAAAGGTGTTATTTTTAGGGGTATTAAAATCGATGGGGTAAATATGGATGGCTTTTTCTTTTCCGTCATTATCTTCATAAGTAAACTCTAAACCTTTGGTAAGTTTTAAATGAAATGTGCGATTTCTGTGTTCTAAATCCGCACCTTCGTTATTGGTGAATTCTGCAACCACCAGCGCTTGCATATCCTTTGGGAGTTCTGAATATTGCTTTTGAATAAAGCCTAACAACTGATCTTTTAAAACCACCTCATGATTGTTTTGTGGTAGTGTGGTTCCCGATTTATGTATGTACTTTAAATCGGTTAACCAATCAATAGTGGCTTGTTCTATGGTTGCTTCTTTGGTCATGACTTGTCATGCTGAACTTGTTTCAGCATCTCATTATTAATTACTAATTATCTGTTCAACTTGTTCTCTAAATTCTTTTAAACGCACTTCGCCACTGATTAGTTTTGGTAAAAGTGTGTCGCGAAGGTTAATTAGGGTTTGGTTTTCTTGAGTATTATTGAATATTTGATTATCCCATTTCTTTAATTTATTCTCAAATGCTTCTAAATTATTTTTTCCTGAATATAAAACATCTATATTTTCAAATGTAGATTTATTAATAATAGGCATTGTCGTTCCATCTCCCGCTAATCTTTTTAACAATGAATAATTATGAACAAAAAAACAATACATAAAAAGATAATCATTAGTCTTTAATGAATTAATTTGTTGGTTAGTCAAACAAGGGATTTTTGAAATTGACACTTTTCCCATATCTGAACCAATACATGTTACAATAACTGAATTTTCTGGAATGATATTTTTTTTATGCTTTTCCATTCCTGAAATTGAAATATAACGAGCTGCATTTAAAATATGTTTTCCATAGTTCTTAAAATCTGTTGGTGTTACAAAAGCCAAATCACTTCCAAAATGCTCAGGAAATTTCTGTGATGGCGTTTTTCCAGTAATAACTTCGCCAAAATCCTTAACTTTTTTAACCTCCCAACCTTTAGGAATTGGACCTAATTCGCTATCAACAAACTCACCACCAGCAGATTTATAGCCAATGGATTGAGATTCTGAAACAAGTTCAGGATGACTTTCCTTTATTACAGGAAAGTCAAAATCTACAAACCAATGTTTGTAAAGTGCCATTGCCATTTCTTCTAAAGTTTTATTGATGGCTAGGTTATTATCTATTTTATCGTCTATGGCTGTAAGGATTTGGGCTATGGCTTTTTGTTCTGGGAGAGGTGGAAGCTTAATTTCTATCTTATTTAACAGATTAGTTGTTAAACTAGGAATAGCTGTTCCAACGTCCATATTCGCAAAATCCAATATTTTAAGATTATAAAATAGGAATTTTGGAAATACTGCTTCTTTGTTGATTTTAGACCAAAACAACGTGTCAACCGTCCAAAACGGCTCATTTATATAATAAATATTGTTTAAAGAACCTTTGCGAGGAATTAGAATAGATTCGTCAACATATAAAAATTGATTTCCGTAACGCATAATCCCTCCAGTACCATAAATTGGAATATTGCCATTTTCAACTTTTTTATGATCTTTTCCATACTTTATTTCTAAAGTATCCGAAAGTTTATATTTTTTCCAGTTATTGGGCATTTAATTTTATTGTATTAGCGCGTTGGATTGAAATCACTTGTAAGTATTTATCATCCAGAATTTTAATTTTAACTCTATTTGAAATTCTCGTTCTGTACGGTCTAAAATTTATTTTATTAGAACCGTACATTAAAATAGAAATTGCTTCAAAAGCTTTTAATATTTCTATCGCATGGCCTAACCTATATTCTTTGTCATAACTAACGAATAAATAATATTTTTCTTTGAATGAAAATGAAGAGAATTGAAAAAGGGCTAAATCCTTGGAGGTAATTTTTATTTCTGGATAGGACGAACTAATTAGTTCATAATTATCCCTTGCATTCCTAGCGTCAATAATAGTAGATATTAGACCTTCTAAATTTGTTTCGAATACAATCTGCAGAAACTTTTCATTTTCATCATAGAAAGATCTATTACGTGAATTTACATTAAAAGATAATCTTTCTAACATTAACTTAGAATGCTCAAAATTATATACAATTGGCAGGTTATAACTCGTTATTTGATGCAATGCAAATAATTCTAAAAACTCTTTAACGGCATCAGGAGGATTTTCGGAATGATTGATAACAAAGTCATGAAATTGTATTTTGCTTTTAAATATTTCAGAAACAAAATCAGAAATTTTAAAAGAGGAAAGTGAGAAAGCAGGTGTATCTGTGCTTTGAGCGCAAAGTAATTCAATATTATTTTTTTTCCAAAATTCAATAATTATATAATTAATTTCTTCTTTTATTCCATTAATATTTTTTAATAAATGATAATACTTGTAAAAACTATAATCATTAACATTCCACAAATTATCATCGAAACTTGATAAATATTTTTCAAAAAGGATTATAGCATTTTCTGCAATATAGTCTTCATCAATTTCCCATAAATTTGTTTCAGTTTTAGACTCCCATAACTCCCCAATTATTAAAACCTTATTCTCGATTGAAAGATTTTCTCCTTCAAATATATTTGCCTTAAGCCAAGCAATAATTCCATAATTATCAGCATTACCATCTTTACTTATTTGCTTTTCAACATATACTGCAATTTTATTGAGCACCTCTTGTTCATTTACTTTAAACTCTTTGATATTATTTTGAATATTCAATAAGATCAACACAATATTCCTTTGAATTTCCTGATTATCCGAATTAAAATAATCGAGTCTATTAAATAATTGAGGTATTTTACCTTCTTGAAATATTTTTTTTATTAAATCCTGCCTAATATTAAAATCATCTTCCTGTATTAAAGTTTGAAACTCCTTTTCAATGAATACATTTTTGAAAACCTTTTGCTGCATTAGCATATGGAAATTATTATCCTTTCTGATTGAATTAAAACTTTCCACCTTATTTTCGTTTCCAAATAAATAGGCCAAAGTTTTTGATAGTAATAACTCATCCTCGCAATCAATACCTAAAGTCTTTTTTAAACAATCTTCATTAGGAGTTAATAGTAGATTAATCGAATAATTTTCCAAAAAAGTGTAATCATTATGTTTTACATTGCCAAGAGCAATTAAATCTAATACGTCATGTTTAGTTAATTTATTTTCCGTTTCATTATTCTCTTTTATTTTTAGTCTGTATTCACCATTATCATTTTCAAGGAAATCCAATGTGTTATGATTTAATAATTCCATAAACTTTGGAAATTTTAGTTTAAAATAGGTGAAATTCATAAAATCTTTGAAATTAATTTCTTCCTTTAAGAACTGAAAATCATAAATTATTTGATTAACTAAACGTTTTGCGTCCCTTATATTTTTTATGTAGTCATCAAAAAGGTTCATTTCGTGATTCAAACCTTTTTCGAGTTGCAGTTCGAATTCAGGATTATAGATTAAAAAAGCATCTTTTAACTTATTATAAACAATTGTTCTTAAATCTTTCTTGGAAATAGCTGGAAGATATATTTCCAATTGAAAAAATTTATCAATGAAACGTGTACTAGAAATATTGTTATCTGCTTTTAACCTTTTTATTACATAATCTTTATCCATTGCAACAACAAAAACAGTATTTCTAAAATCCGCTGTATTTCTAATCAGTTTTAATACTTGGCTTATTTCCTCTCCATTAAGTCGATCTAAATCATCTACAAAAACAATAATTTTTTTGTCAATTTCCTTTAATCTCTCATTAATACTATCATATAAATCCTTTGCGGAACCGTTATTAAAACTTACAATATGTTTATCAAAGAAATCTAAGACATTATCCCCTTTATATATGTCGGTAATTTTCTTTGCGTAATCTAATATTTGATTTGAAAGTTTGCCACTATATTTAGAAAGTTTATTACTTAAAGAAATGAAAAATTCATTAATAATATCTTCTTCTCTGTGGTTTAAATAAGGTAAAAAATGAATAACAACAATATCGTCCGAGTTTGTCTTTGAGATTCTATTTAGGGCAATGTTGATTATGCTTGACTTGCCATTTCCCCATGGCCCAACTAAACCAATTGTAAAGGATTTTTCATTTTTTTCGTTTTTTAATATACTAATTAGGCTATCTATTTTTGGTTTATAACTTAAAACGTCTTCTTCTTCGTTATTTATAGGATCGTCACTTGCATATAAATTTTTGGGGGTTTTAGTCAGAAACCTGCTAGTCGGAAATTTTGATTCAACAATACAACAAAATTTTATTACAATAAAAAACGTAGATCCTACAAATAGTGGAAAGATTAAATATGTAATATATTCTAGTCCAAAAATAGAATCAAATAAATAAACCCATGGTAAATTATCTTTATAATTTTTAAAAAAAATAGTAAGGAATAAAACAGATCCAAAGCAGAATTTTTGTGTAAATGAAGGTTGGTATTTGTGAAAAATTATTTTGAATAATAAAAAAACAGTCGTAAAAATTGATGATAATATTATTAGTACTTCCAAAAATTTGTTTAATGAACTCTCTTCAATAGTCAAAAAGTCTTCTATAAACTCAATTATGAAACCTTGAAAATAAAAAAAACAAAAAAGCAGCAATACGATCATAATAGCCTTTTTGGAGAAAAAGGTCTTTCCAATATTCTGTATTTCACCACTAAATCTTATCAAAATTCTCTAAAATTCTTTGTTGCAAATCATTTCCTTTTTCAAACTGCTTCTGTAATTGAGCTTTTAAACTTTCCATTTTATCTTCAAACAAGATACCATCATCTTCAACTTCCTCAGTACCCACATATATTCCGGGTGTGAGTTTATAATCTTGTTTTTTAACTTCTTCTATGGTGGCACTGTAGCAAAAGCCATCGATGTTTTCGTAAGCGAAGGACCCTTCGACTGCGCTCAGGGTGACAGGCGTATTTGCATTGCGCCATGCGTGGTAGGTTTCGGTGACCTTATTTATGTCTTCATCGGTAAACACACGTAGTTTCCGGCTTTCCATAGTACCCATTTTTGAGGTGTCTATAAATAGGATTTCGTTGGTACGTTCTCTATGTATACCATCCTTTCCATCTCTGTTTTTACTTAAAATAAATATACATGCAGGAATGCCTGTCGTTAAAAACAGCTTGTCTGGTAAGCGCACAATACAATCTACCATACTTTGATCTACCATGTGTTGGCGTACATTTTTTTCACCTTTATTATTCGAGGTCATCGCACCATTTGCCATAACAACACTCGCTGTTCCGGTATCGCTTAAATGACTCCAAAAGGTTTGCATCCACATGTAATTGGCATTACCATCGGTGGTAAACTCTTCTTTAGGTCCAAATAAACGTGGGTCGTTTTCGGGTAAATCTTCGGAATGCCATTGACTGACATTAAAAGGTGGGTTTACGATGATGAAATCCGCTTTTAAATTGGGGAATTTATCTTGTAATAAGGAATCTCCCAAGCGCACATCAAAGGATAAATCGCGTAAAGCAAGGTTCATTTTGCACAAACGGAGTGTGCCATCATAGCGTTCTTGTCCGTAAATGGAAATGTTGCGCTTGTCTCCACCATGTGCTTCTAAAAACTTTAAGGATTGAACAAACATACCACCAGAGCCACAAGCGGCATCAAAGATTTTACCTTCATAAGGCTCTATCATTTCAACCAATAATCTCACGATACTACCTGGTGTAAAGAATTGACCAGCACCCGAACCTTCGGCAATGGCGAACTTGCCAATATAATATTCATAAACTCGCCCTAGAATATCGCTTTCTGGATTTTCCTTTTCAGACAGTTTAGGGTTTGCCAACAGATTGATTAATCCTGCGACTTGTTTTGCCGTCAGTTGGCTTTTAACAAAAATACGTGGTAATATCCCCTTTAAGTCTGGTCTGTAAGTTGCCAAGGTTTCATCCAATAAATCGAAGGCATTATCAACCAATACTTTAATATTATCCTGTTCGGCGTTATCCTGTAAAAATTGCCAAGTCGCTTTCTCGGGTATGATGTAGGTGTTAAAGGATAGATATTCATCTGGATCTTCCAACACATAGTTTTGATCTTCTTTATTTTGTGTGTAGTAATCTGATTTCGGGTCGTTTAAAAAGGCTTTTAACGAATCTCTGCGCAACTCGTAACGCTCAGACACATGTTTTAAAAAAATTAACGGTAAAACAAAGTCTTTATATTGGTTTTCAGCTACTGCACCACGAAGTTCATTAGCAGCTTTCCATAATTCTTGTTCAAAATTAATATCAGCTTTTGGTTGGTTTTTAATCATTTAACAAATTATATAAACTAAAATTTAAACATATAGAATAGCGACAGTTTAAAGTCGCTGCTATCATTTACTAAAGGGAGACGATAAAGTTAAAAAAGAAAATGAGTTTTTAGATAGATTAGTGAAATTTCTTTCGATAAAACACATTATTAAAAAAAACAGTTTTATGCATAATTAAAGAAATCCTAATTTTAATGATTTTAATTCATTCTCATTATAGGAGAAATTTAGCCAGTCTTTAGATAG
This genomic window from Mariniflexile sp. TRM1-10 contains:
- a CDS encoding PDDEXK-like family protein codes for the protein MTETPIYAKLLKDTGRILEHQKEIAVLKGENFNVFSILKLESKENGTHSAFLGELLNPKGSHNFGSTFLQLFLQQIKDERINIASAQVILEYSIGANNHLTKTGGRVDIYIKDRINNTICIENKIYASDQSFQLKRYANHNYERNKVFYLTLNGEEPSDGSKDDLKVNEHYYCISYRTTIIEWLEACLKEATDQPIVRESIKQYIILLKKLTNQLTDSKMENEIKDMIKSNYLSARTISDTIEIVEIEYATRYLNEIGLKITETLNTENSLWSYEISDNLSVPWSRLNIFHKHWTNGIRVQLQGESRIHLNRNKYGLIAHKDHFNRQFLIEKLKKSGHSESDWKDDQYWVLYNYDINFGDIGERSKLFDNKQREELVHQIANKMIEICRLCDVPLRNFPTIQSVDFKDK
- a CDS encoding DUF4132 domain-containing protein; protein product: MGIKESLSNLFGKRENQNYKSNKEFDKILDELVEESYKDAQFNSYFYNAPMGKLKAYAQIKSLDVTTKKDLLFYLIEPIKSFELITRKSGGYQGRDHIFKKKHIYNELFNLLMRSNLDFSNDEIIQLIKEFKISDEAQNKRFVDWPIGFSIQQIERIVKKEGLADGLKIFLNDLLSWKQLKQTKYYYGTDLEKVRVKIEKILFENTNESGSVAPYTLPDDRLAQLVNPQIAALKKELQDSWFSLFHLFMKATSGKPTQKFLKETSDIINDIGIPKYKSVTQEWIEFSASLKTIETPKQHVYSGGQVYNYVGHEFLNEKNLIFLKGLVWSMSKFHDSNSLNIIAKLAERCFEKIPGVGPTAAGLGNACIYTLGNTKGLEGISHLSRLKLRIKQNNTKEIIEKYIESSSVKLGVSTSEIEELSIPDFGLIDGCKTYLFDDYTLEIEIKALGKVLLTWKKPDGTTQKTEPTFIKSSTKHKQTLKQAKETIVQIKKYLTAQRDRIDRLYLYERVWTYEKFEKFYLNHGLVSFIAKNLIWSFKKDGMEETGLWIEDKWNDVHGNELTSIDSHTEVRLWHPIYANIDDVLAWRNRLEVLQIQQGLKQAYREVYILTDAELNTKSYSNRMAAHLLKQHQFNALTGIRGWRYSLMGAYDDGRDADIASISLKEHNLEAQFWINEVNADDAFNDAGIWNYVATDQVRFVNNENEVVDLIDIPKIVLSEVMRDVDLFVGVASVGNDPEWRDNGGLPQYRDYWTSYSFGELTEVAKTRKEILEKLVPRLKIAKVASFEGKFLKIKGKKRVYKIHIGSTNILMEPNDQYLCIVPARGKDTNTDNIFLPFEGDRGLSLVLSKAFLLADDDKITDTTILTQINR
- a CDS encoding type I restriction endonuclease subunit R, which codes for MTKEATIEQATIDWLTDLKYIHKSGTTLPQNNHEVVLKDQLLGFIQKQYSELPKDMQALVVAEFTNNEGADLEHRNRTFHLKLTKGLEFTYEDNDGKEKAIHIYPIDFNTPKNNTFWAVNQFSITGKNKRRPDIIIYINGLPLIVFELKNWYDENTNIKEAHNQIEHYKKDIPLLFEYNALTIISDGNEAQHGMFSSSMEWFSAWKSMNGKDTVQEDDFQMHTLLFGLFPKDRLLNYIKNFVFHEDHNGTLIKKGAKYHQFFGVNFAVEAAKKSVRPFGDGRIGVIWHTQGSGKSISMAIYTGILRSLPELKNPTIVVQVDRSDLDMQLYENFVLAKDLVGDVQHADTTDDLRQLLSAGAGGVIFTTIEKFRLKQTTDEQLGELEHPTLSERENIIVMADEAHRTQYGLLDGFASNMRKALPNASFIGFTGTPVDSKDADTQEVFGNVIHTYDIKQSVDDNATVNIFYEPRLAKLHLWNENIDDDADEITEANEESGNLKWAAIEDAAGSEDRVNKIANDILNHFTNRTNTLKGKAMVVCMSRRNCVKMYNALTALEGCPEVAVVMTGNISKDPITWNDHIRTKDATEGLKKRFRKEEDPLKIVIVRDMWLTGFDAPCVHTMYVDKIMKGHNLMQAITRTNRVFKDKKNGVIVDYIGIGDNLKTATTKYTGSGGEGQPTIDIEQALELFLNQIDICKTFIPETIDYSQWRALRDAEKVLLVKQAVNAIIKYDEDSNNFMKAEKTLSGLLSIVKSQSAIQEFAVDVLFIQHISKAVRNAKSVKSSRSEQQERIKELISQSIDSEDIVDVFAMAGIEKPDISILDETFLLGTKKEKDGLALKIELIKNILKDEIKLRLHKNIKKYTSLKEELEKVIDRYHSNALDSYATIAELVERAKALQNDDDRVKELGLSEEELAFYDILAAKQDIIKEEGPIQNIVHAIVKAVKSNLQLDWTKKENAKAAIRLAVKKELRGKMSLAILNDILQEIMQQAEGQFSDWSA
- a CDS encoding restriction endonuclease subunit S, which gives rise to MPNNWKKYKLSDTLEIKYGKDHKKVENGNIPIYGTGGIMRYGNQFLYVDESILIPRKGSLNNIYYINEPFWTVDTLFWSKINKEAVFPKFLFYNLKILDFANMDVGTAIPSLTTNLLNKIEIKLPPLPEQKAIAQILTAIDDKIDNNLAINKTLEEMAMALYKHWFVDFDFPVIKESHPELVSESQSIGYKSAGGEFVDSELGPIPKGWEVKKVKDFGEVITGKTPSQKFPEHFGSDLAFVTPTDFKNYGKHILNAARYISISGMEKHKKNIIPENSVIVTCIGSDMGKVSISKIPCLTNQQINSLKTNDYLFMYCFFVHNYSLLKRLAGDGTTMPIINKSTFENIDVLYSGKNNLEAFENKLKKWDNQIFNNTQENQTLINLRDTLLPKLISGEVRLKEFREQVEQIISN